A part of Bacteroidota bacterium genomic DNA contains:
- a CDS encoding molybdopterin-dependent oxidoreductase, protein MNNNKINAFLNGEQVEGIANETILGLAKRNGIEIPTLCHDPRLEPYSSCFLCVVEVEGARTLQTACSTKVTDGMSIYTDTDKVKQSRKAALELLLSNHYADCEAPCKQTCPANVDVQGYISLIEKGLYSEAVALIKEVNPLPAICGRVCVRPCEIACRRNLLDEGSPVGIDYMKRFAADQDLMSENHFIPEISPSTNKKIAIIGAGPGGLSAAYFLQQKGHQCDIYEAAPLGGGWLRYGIPEYRLPNDILQKEIDTITEIGVNIFYNKKLGKNLSYKEISEKYNATILTIGSQKGTKIGIKGDDAENVFSGIDFLKNMEITGKRPDFTGKKIAVLGGGNTAMDCCRTSIRCGSTDVKVIYRRTEKEMPANPIEIHESKLENVEYLFLTNPTEVNKDEDGKLKSMTCLKMKLGEPDSSGRRRPMPIPGSNFELELDFALAAIGQKTNVNFINDINDNISEGELKVNRWGDIDANPKTLQTGVDSIFAAGDGVTGAATIIEAIAQAKIASRSCHQFLMSEEIKEEKKEFISKKDNFKKQISDDYLGNYLKQLRKEMPTLATDHRLNFNEVELGYEGEEVTKKESHRCLECGCSEYFTCDLKKYSTEYEIDQKKFAGDYKEYSVDFDHPYIEIDNNKCILCSRCIRICSDIVGASALGLVDRGFETYVAPAMGNSLTETNCESCGMCISTCPTGAISENVPFKPGPVEMESFETINNYGSSGEKITVHHKNNFVMRVSGTKGLVNKDGNIDRFAKFGYHYLNDNSRITKPLLKVKKKFKEISFEEAYDIIAEKIKSVKADENSFFCGARLSNEEIYLIQKLARAGAKTNNVGSFHYLFRGKGYLRNSLANVPFEQIGDAGKVYFVGSDFNESNNAVVSYMVQKAKSSEKLSIDLVSTNQNSPMINKVDDTLFIKSYYGFVKAVNHFLLSNNLQNQMFIDDNCHNFDDYKKQIIAEDFKELVKQSGLSAKAIETFAKGYNNEMNAILIFSENEISANTSLELRNLALITGKLGKTANGLISLKENCNSQGLIDMGAFEHYGVGTQCISNEDYNSKLKEKWGEENIPEIGKSSQTELLEKGKIKNMFIFGEDPIGCAMDKNQIEKLFAKTKFVLVQDSFMTETAQIADLILPASLPSESSGSFTNTQKVIQQFESGLEPKVEKLNHQQFVDLLLKFNSNGISSFEDIMKEAISLLPTETEKEKEKFEFKSTDSDNMNKAFNYGCDGLTKYFYNNF, encoded by the coding sequence ATGAATAATAATAAAATAAATGCCTTTTTAAATGGAGAACAAGTTGAAGGTATAGCAAATGAAACAATTCTTGGTCTGGCCAAACGCAACGGAATTGAAATACCTACACTTTGCCACGATCCTCGATTAGAGCCGTATTCCTCTTGTTTTTTGTGCGTAGTTGAAGTAGAAGGTGCACGAACATTACAAACAGCTTGCTCAACCAAAGTTACTGATGGTATGAGCATATATACCGATACCGACAAAGTAAAACAATCGCGAAAAGCAGCTTTAGAACTACTTCTGTCGAACCATTATGCCGATTGCGAAGCCCCCTGCAAACAAACATGTCCTGCAAATGTCGATGTGCAAGGCTATATTTCGTTAATAGAAAAAGGATTATATTCAGAAGCAGTAGCACTTATCAAAGAGGTAAATCCACTTCCTGCAATTTGCGGCCGTGTTTGCGTCAGACCTTGCGAAATTGCATGCCGCAGAAACTTGTTAGACGAAGGATCTCCCGTAGGAATCGACTATATGAAACGCTTCGCTGCCGACCAGGATTTGATGTCCGAAAATCATTTCATTCCTGAAATTTCTCCTTCAACAAATAAAAAAATCGCAATTATTGGTGCAGGCCCGGGCGGACTTTCAGCAGCATATTTTCTCCAGCAAAAAGGACACCAGTGCGATATTTACGAAGCTGCTCCACTTGGTGGCGGTTGGCTTAGGTATGGTATCCCGGAATATAGATTGCCAAATGATATTCTTCAAAAAGAAATTGATACCATTACCGAAATTGGTGTAAATATTTTTTACAATAAAAAATTAGGTAAAAACCTTAGCTATAAAGAAATTAGCGAAAAATATAATGCTACAATTCTAACAATTGGTTCGCAAAAAGGAACTAAAATCGGAATTAAAGGAGACGATGCAGAGAATGTATTTTCAGGGATTGATTTTCTAAAAAACATGGAAATCACTGGAAAAAGGCCAGATTTTACAGGAAAAAAAATCGCAGTTCTTGGTGGAGGAAATACCGCTATGGACTGTTGCAGAACATCGATTAGATGCGGAAGTACGGATGTAAAAGTTATTTATCGTCGTACCGAAAAAGAAATGCCTGCTAATCCTATCGAAATTCACGAATCGAAACTCGAAAATGTTGAATATTTATTCTTAACAAATCCTACAGAGGTTAATAAAGACGAGGATGGCAAACTAAAATCGATGACTTGCCTGAAAATGAAACTTGGCGAACCTGATTCATCAGGAAGAAGACGACCTATGCCAATTCCGGGCTCCAACTTTGAGCTCGAATTAGATTTTGCACTTGCTGCCATTGGTCAAAAAACAAATGTTAATTTCATAAACGACATCAACGATAATATTTCCGAAGGTGAATTAAAAGTTAATCGATGGGGCGATATTGATGCAAATCCGAAAACCCTTCAAACCGGAGTTGATTCAATTTTTGCTGCCGGTGATGGAGTTACAGGTGCAGCAACAATAATCGAAGCCATTGCTCAGGCAAAAATTGCTTCGAGAAGTTGTCATCAGTTTTTGATGAGCGAAGAAATCAAAGAAGAGAAAAAAGAATTTATCAGTAAAAAAGACAATTTCAAAAAACAGATTTCTGACGATTATCTCGGAAATTATTTAAAACAGCTAAGAAAAGAAATGCCAACTTTGGCTACCGACCACAGACTTAATTTCAATGAAGTTGAACTTGGCTACGAAGGCGAGGAAGTTACGAAAAAAGAATCTCACAGATGCTTAGAATGTGGTTGCTCGGAATATTTTACCTGCGATTTGAAAAAATATTCAACTGAATATGAAATTGACCAGAAAAAATTTGCCGGCGACTATAAAGAATATTCGGTTGATTTTGACCATCCATACATTGAGATTGACAATAATAAATGTATATTATGTTCGAGATGTATTCGCATTTGTAGCGATATTGTAGGTGCTTCGGCATTAGGTTTAGTCGATAGAGGATTTGAAACATATGTAGCGCCGGCAATGGGAAATTCTCTTACTGAAACAAATTGCGAGTCCTGCGGAATGTGTATTTCAACTTGTCCGACCGGTGCAATTTCCGAGAATGTTCCTTTCAAGCCTGGACCGGTAGAAATGGAAAGTTTCGAAACGATAAACAATTATGGTTCTTCGGGTGAAAAAATAACTGTTCATCACAAAAACAATTTTGTAATGCGAGTTTCCGGAACAAAAGGTTTGGTTAACAAAGACGGAAATATCGACAGGTTTGCAAAATTCGGTTATCATTATTTAAATGATAATTCAAGAATTACAAAACCTCTGTTGAAAGTTAAGAAAAAATTCAAAGAAATTAGTTTTGAAGAAGCATATGATATAATTGCTGAAAAAATTAAAAGCGTAAAAGCCGATGAAAATTCGTTTTTCTGCGGAGCCAGATTATCGAACGAGGAGATTTATCTAATTCAGAAACTGGCAAGAGCAGGTGCAAAAACAAACAATGTTGGAAGTTTCCATTACCTTTTCCGAGGGAAAGGATATCTAAGAAATTCTCTTGCAAATGTTCCATTCGAGCAAATTGGCGATGCCGGCAAAGTGTATTTTGTTGGTTCGGATTTTAACGAAAGCAATAATGCAGTGGTCAGCTATATGGTTCAAAAAGCAAAATCGAGCGAAAAATTAAGTATCGATTTAGTTAGCACAAATCAAAATAGCCCAATGATAAACAAGGTTGACGATACCTTATTTATTAAATCTTACTATGGTTTTGTGAAGGCAGTTAATCATTTTCTTCTTTCTAATAATCTTCAAAACCAGATGTTTATCGACGATAATTGTCATAATTTTGATGACTACAAAAAACAAATTATTGCTGAAGATTTTAAAGAATTAGTAAAACAGTCAGGATTATCAGCAAAAGCAATTGAAACTTTTGCAAAGGGCTATAATAATGAAATGAATGCGATACTAATTTTCTCAGAAAATGAAATTTCTGCAAATACAAGTTTGGAGTTGCGAAATCTCGCATTGATCACAGGGAAACTTGGAAAAACTGCAAATGGTTTAATTTCACTCAAAGAAAATTGCAATTCGCAAGGATTGATAGATATGGGGGCATTCGAGCACTATGGTGTAGGAACTCAATGCATCAGCAATGAAGACTACAATTCTAAACTGAAAGAAAAATGGGGCGAAGAAAATATTCCCGAAATTGGTAAAAGTTCTCAAACAGAGCTATTAGAAAAAGGCAAAATTAAAAATATGTTCATTTTTGGTGAAGACCCAATTGGTTGTGCCATGGATAAAAACCAAATCGAAAAACTTTTTGCAAAAACTAAATTTGTGCTTGTTCAAGATAGTTTTATGACAGAAACTGCCCAAATTGCCGATCTTATCTTACCAGCGTCTTTACCTTCCGAATCTTCCGGTAGTTTCACAAATACTCAAAAAGTAATTCAGCAATTTGAGAGCGGATTAGAACCTAAAGTTGAAAAATTAAATCATCAACAATTTGTCGATTTATTGCTGAAATTTAATTCAAATGGAATTTCTTCGTTCGAGGATATTATGAAAGAAGCAATTAGCCTTCTTCCAACCGAAACTGAAAAAGAAAAAGAAAAATTTGAGTTTAAATCAACAGATTCCGATAATATGAACAAAGCTTTTAATTATGGCTGCGATGGGCTTACTAAATATTTTTATAATAATTTTTAA
- a CDS encoding NADH-quinone oxidoreductase subunit NuoF translates to MNKTKVIVGMGSCGIAAGANKTYKKIAAIKKAENLDFELKKTSCIGMCYKEPLVEIIDEDGSFLYGNIDEDKALEIVEHHIEREEPLKDYIVKSSLFKTVEDNFFQGQRKIALRNCGYIDPESIDEAESRNAYAALKKITDRKISAEKVIQTILDSGIRGRGGGGFPTGLKWMFANQNQNEEKYIICNADEGDPGAFMDRSLLEGDPHAVLEGMIIGAYAIKATGGVIYCRAEYPLAIVRLNIAIDQAREKGYLGENICGIEGFNFDIYVKEGAGAFVCGEETALIASVEGERGMPRKRPPFPATSGLWKKPTNINNVETFANIPWIIYSGPNEYSQYGTEKSKGTKVFALTGKINNGGLVEVPMGMSIRDIIFKLGGGIPDGKQFKAVQLGGPSGGCIPKYLSDTQVDYDSVNATGAIMGSGGMVVMDETTCMVDIARFFLDFTQKESCGKCTFCRIGTKRMLEILTRITEGEGEADDIEKLEELAYHIKDSSLCGLGQTAPNPVLTTIKYYRNEYEAHIFDKKCPAKNCTKLLTYTVIPDPCTGCTVCAKNCPVDAISGARKEVHFIDQKACIKCGVCYTKCKFEAIRLS, encoded by the coding sequence ATGAATAAAACAAAAGTTATTGTAGGTATGGGTAGTTGCGGAATTGCTGCCGGAGCGAACAAAACTTACAAAAAAATTGCTGCAATAAAAAAAGCCGAAAATCTTGATTTCGAATTAAAAAAGACAAGTTGTATCGGAATGTGCTATAAAGAGCCATTGGTAGAGATTATTGACGAAGATGGTTCATTTCTTTATGGAAACATAGACGAAGATAAAGCTCTTGAAATTGTTGAACATCATATCGAGCGAGAAGAACCACTAAAAGATTATATCGTAAAAAGTAGCTTATTCAAAACGGTTGAAGATAACTTTTTTCAAGGCCAAAGAAAAATTGCTCTCAGAAACTGCGGATATATTGACCCGGAATCTATTGATGAAGCCGAAAGCCGAAATGCTTATGCTGCACTTAAAAAAATTACAGATAGAAAAATTTCAGCAGAAAAAGTAATCCAAACAATTTTAGATTCCGGAATTAGAGGTCGAGGAGGCGGTGGTTTCCCAACAGGATTGAAATGGATGTTCGCTAATCAAAACCAAAACGAAGAAAAATATATAATTTGCAATGCAGACGAAGGCGATCCAGGGGCATTCATGGACAGGTCTTTACTCGAAGGAGATCCACATGCAGTTCTCGAAGGAATGATTATTGGAGCATATGCGATAAAAGCCACTGGTGGTGTTATTTATTGTCGTGCAGAATATCCTCTGGCAATAGTTAGGCTGAATATAGCAATTGATCAGGCTCGCGAAAAAGGCTATCTTGGCGAAAATATTTGTGGTATTGAAGGATTCAATTTCGACATTTATGTGAAAGAAGGAGCCGGAGCTTTTGTTTGTGGCGAAGAAACTGCTCTTATAGCCTCGGTAGAAGGCGAACGAGGAATGCCAAGAAAACGGCCTCCTTTTCCGGCAACTTCAGGACTTTGGAAAAAACCAACCAATATCAATAATGTTGAAACATTTGCAAATATTCCTTGGATAATTTATTCAGGACCAAACGAATATTCACAATATGGTACTGAAAAAAGTAAAGGAACGAAAGTTTTTGCTTTAACAGGAAAAATCAATAATGGCGGCTTAGTTGAAGTTCCTATGGGAATGTCTATTCGAGACATTATTTTTAAATTAGGTGGTGGAATTCCAGATGGCAAACAATTCAAAGCTGTTCAGCTTGGTGGTCCTTCTGGTGGTTGTATTCCAAAATATTTATCTGATACACAAGTAGATTACGACTCGGTAAATGCAACAGGTGCAATTATGGGTTCTGGCGGAATGGTTGTAATGGACGAAACTACTTGCATGGTTGATATTGCCCGATTTTTCCTTGATTTTACACAGAAAGAATCTTGCGGAAAATGTACATTCTGCCGTATCGGAACTAAAAGGATGTTGGAAATTCTCACAAGAATCACCGAAGGCGAAGGCGAAGCAGACGATATTGAAAAATTAGAAGAATTAGCATATCATATCAAAGATAGTTCTCTCTGCGGATTGGGGCAAACAGCACCAAATCCTGTTCTCACTACAATAAAATACTATAGAAATGAGTACGAAGCTCATATTTTTGATAAGAAATGTCCAGCAAAAAATTGCACAAAACTGCTTACCTACACAGTAATTCCTGATCCATGTACCGGATGTACTGTTTGTGCAAAAAACTGCCCGGTAGATGCAATTTCCGGAGCCAGAAAAGAAGTTCATTTCATCGACCAAAAAGCTTGTATAAAATGCGGTGTTTGCTACACAAAATGCAAATTTGAAGCAATTAGGTTATCATAA
- the nuoE gene encoding NADH-quinone oxidoreductase subunit NuoE, giving the protein MRIQRIKKVIDETLDTSTIDLSLIDPLIKKYKNKKGNMIPLLQGTQEEYGYVPRPAFEKISKEVGLNLSDMYGVATFYAQFRLNPVGKHIVKVCHGTACHVQNAKAITESLKESLKIEDGETTEDGLFTLESVACLGCCSLAPVMMIGDETYGKLTTKLTTKVIKEIKIKENN; this is encoded by the coding sequence ATGCGAATACAAAGAATCAAAAAAGTAATTGATGAAACGCTTGATACAAGCACAATTGATTTGAGTTTAATCGATCCTCTTATTAAAAAGTATAAGAACAAAAAAGGTAATATGATTCCGCTCTTGCAAGGAACTCAGGAAGAATACGGCTATGTGCCAAGGCCTGCCTTTGAGAAAATCTCGAAAGAAGTTGGCTTAAATTTGAGTGATATGTATGGAGTAGCAACATTTTATGCTCAATTTCGATTAAACCCTGTTGGAAAACATATCGTTAAAGTTTGTCATGGAACAGCTTGCCACGTTCAAAACGCAAAAGCTATAACAGAATCTTTGAAAGAATCCCTAAAAATTGAAGACGGCGAAACAACAGAAGATGGATTGTTCACATTAGAGTCGGTAGCTTGTCTTGGCTGTTGTTCGCTTGCACCGGTCATGATGATTGGCGATGAAACATACGGAAAACTTACTACCAAACTGACCACGAAAGTCATTAAAGAAATTAAAATTAAGGAAAATAATTAA
- a CDS encoding aldehyde dehydrogenase family protein — protein sequence MKQYKIYVGGEFLETSKKIKVENPFNNETFAETFLAEKEQLETAINKAKMASDELKHMSAYKKYEALMYISSELANNKGYLADVLSAESGKPKKYALGEIERSSQTFLVAAEESKRLPAEYLSIDWTTAGNGKEAWIKHFPIGLIAGIAPFNFPMNLAVHKIAPAIASGNPIILKPARSTPLSVLELAKIIDKTSLPKGSVSILPMDRETGNQLVTDERFKMLSFTGSPEIGWKMKKDAGKKKVVLELGGNAGVIVSQSADIEAAVQKCISGSFAYSGQVCIHVQRIYVHSNKFDEFSEKFVSKVKKLKAGNPADISTDISVMIDKTNAQRVESWVKDAVQEGAKILCGGKRKGTFYEPTVLTNTKNEMKVCALEIFGPVVSIEKFDEFETAIENVNNSDYGLQAGVFTNNIKEMNLSFDRLEVGGVIINDVPTFRVDHMPYGGIKNSGFGREGVKYSIAEMMESKLLVKDVL from the coding sequence ATGAAGCAATACAAAATATATGTTGGTGGAGAATTTCTTGAAACCTCAAAAAAAATCAAGGTCGAAAATCCTTTCAACAATGAAACCTTCGCAGAAACATTTCTTGCCGAAAAGGAGCAGCTCGAAACGGCGATAAACAAAGCAAAGATGGCAAGTGATGAACTAAAACATATGTCTGCCTACAAAAAATATGAGGCACTAATGTATATTTCTTCAGAGCTTGCCAACAATAAAGGATATCTTGCTGATGTATTGTCAGCTGAATCTGGCAAACCAAAAAAATATGCACTCGGAGAAATTGAGCGTTCATCGCAAACATTCCTTGTGGCTGCAGAAGAATCAAAACGGCTTCCAGCAGAATATTTATCAATAGATTGGACAACGGCAGGAAACGGAAAAGAAGCATGGATAAAGCATTTTCCAATTGGACTGATTGCCGGAATTGCACCTTTCAATTTCCCAATGAATTTGGCAGTTCATAAAATTGCTCCGGCAATTGCCAGCGGAAATCCAATTATTTTGAAACCTGCTCGCTCAACTCCTCTTTCTGTTCTCGAATTAGCAAAAATTATCGACAAAACTTCTTTGCCAAAAGGTAGCGTATCCATTTTACCAATGGATAGAGAAACCGGAAATCAATTAGTTACAGACGAAAGGTTTAAAATGCTTTCATTTACAGGTTCGCCAGAAATTGGATGGAAAATGAAAAAAGATGCCGGAAAGAAAAAAGTTGTTCTCGAATTAGGAGGAAATGCAGGAGTTATAGTTTCGCAATCTGCCGATATAGAAGCGGCAGTTCAGAAATGTATTTCAGGAAGTTTTGCATATTCCGGCCAGGTTTGTATTCATGTGCAGCGAATTTATGTTCATTCTAATAAGTTCGATGAATTTTCAGAAAAATTTGTATCAAAAGTTAAAAAACTAAAAGCTGGAAATCCTGCCGATATTTCCACAGATATTTCAGTAATGATTGACAAAACAAATGCACAAAGAGTAGAGTCTTGGGTAAAAGATGCAGTTCAGGAAGGAGCAAAAATCCTTTGCGGCGGAAAACGCAAGGGAACTTTTTACGAACCTACAGTTCTTACTAACACAAAAAATGAAATGAAAGTTTGTGCTTTGGAAATTTTCGGACCGGTTGTGAGTATAGAAAAATTCGATGAATTTGAAACTGCAATCGAAAATGTAAACAACTCTGATTATGGTTTGCAGGCTGGCGTTTTCACGAACAACATTAAAGAAATGAATTTATCATTCGACAGATTGGAAGTGGGTGGTGTAATAATAAACGATGTCCCAACTTTCAGAGTCGATCATATGCCCTATGGAGGAATTAAAAATTCGGGTTTTGGCAGAGAAGGAGTTAAATATTCAATTGCTGAAATGATGGAGTCTAAATTGCTGGTTAAGGATGTTTTGTAG
- a CDS encoding T9SS type A sorting domain-containing protein → MFNWDRYFFKLFLFLTIFQSYTSYGQKGNPKWYVQNTGTNHTILIPEWANITIDDDTISVGDFIGVFFDSSGFSACGGYLKWEGGNSAISAWGSEEGNDGFESGEEFKWKIWDATKDIEFSAIAIFNEIDFPNGSQYHTNGISGISELDGYIFETQQLILEAGWDLYSINTKPFENSTEVLFSDISGNLIIAKNIFGEIFFPSGNVHSISNLNYTDVLIVKMETTDTLKIQGRKVKPEFHQIALNYDWNLIPYLRHANAAIAEVFSNFYDKFFLLKDGAGKVFCNYYHVSDLKNLEVGKAYNLYSEFQENFFYVSDTIEFEEFSYENISCKHFVDLVKTDYNQTVIILETAIDSFAQENDEFGVFNENGKLVGSQIYIGGNISITVWENDTVSQENDGIFDNQKFIVKHWSSANQIEEWLIVENFVSGSDIYKRNQISVVDKISLSGTDETQAFSILNLQNGEIQIDFFISENSLVKLYLFNIEGKLVEKIVENNLQAGKFQKHLNIKKFQSGVYFIYFSSLNNSDSKIFVII, encoded by the coding sequence ATGTTCAATTGGGATAGATATTTTTTCAAATTATTCTTATTTCTGACTATTTTTCAAAGTTATACATCATATGGTCAAAAAGGAAATCCAAAATGGTATGTTCAGAATACTGGCACGAACCATACAATTTTAATTCCTGAGTGGGCAAATATTACTATTGATGATGATACAATTTCTGTGGGAGATTTTATTGGAGTTTTTTTCGACTCATCTGGTTTTTCGGCTTGTGGTGGCTACTTGAAATGGGAAGGTGGGAATTCTGCAATTTCGGCTTGGGGAAGTGAAGAAGGTAACGATGGCTTCGAATCTGGCGAAGAGTTTAAATGGAAAATCTGGGATGCCACAAAAGATATTGAATTTTCAGCAATTGCCATTTTTAATGAAATAGATTTCCCAAATGGTTCGCAATATCATACAAATGGAATTAGTGGTATTTCAGAATTGGATGGATATATTTTCGAAACTCAGCAATTGATTTTAGAAGCTGGCTGGGATTTGTATTCGATTAATACTAAACCATTTGAAAATAGTACTGAAGTTTTATTTTCTGATATTTCAGGAAATCTTATAATAGCCAAAAATATTTTTGGTGAAATATTTTTTCCGTCCGGAAATGTACATAGTATTTCTAATTTGAATTATACCGATGTTCTGATTGTGAAAATGGAAACTACTGATACCTTAAAAATTCAAGGGCGAAAAGTAAAACCTGAATTTCATCAAATTGCACTAAATTATGATTGGAATTTAATTCCGTATTTAAGACATGCGAATGCGGCAATTGCAGAAGTTTTTAGCAATTTTTATGACAAATTCTTTTTGCTGAAAGATGGAGCTGGTAAAGTTTTTTGCAATTATTATCATGTTTCTGACCTGAAAAATCTTGAAGTAGGGAAAGCGTATAATTTATATAGTGAGTTTCAGGAAAACTTTTTTTATGTATCTGATACCATTGAATTTGAAGAGTTTTCTTATGAAAATATTTCTTGCAAACATTTTGTTGATTTAGTAAAAACAGATTATAATCAGACAGTAATAATTCTTGAAACTGCAATTGATAGTTTTGCACAGGAAAACGACGAATTTGGTGTTTTCAATGAAAATGGGAAACTTGTTGGTAGTCAGATTTATATAGGAGGAAATATTTCAATAACTGTTTGGGAAAACGATACTGTAAGTCAGGAAAACGATGGAATATTTGATAACCAGAAATTTATTGTAAAGCATTGGTCTTCAGCTAATCAAATTGAAGAATGGTTGATTGTTGAAAATTTTGTTTCAGGTTCGGATATTTATAAAAGAAACCAAATTTCGGTAGTCGATAAAATTTCTTTGTCAGGAACCGATGAGACACAAGCATTTTCAATTTTAAATTTGCAAAATGGAGAAATTCAAATTGATTTTTTTATTTCTGAAAATTCGCTGGTTAAATTATACCTATTTAATATAGAGGGAAAATTAGTAGAAAAGATTGTTGAAAATAACCTACAGGCTGGAAAATTTCAAAAACATCTCAATATTAAAAAGTTTCAGAGTGGAGTATATTTCATATATTTTAGCTCACTAAACAATTCTGACAGCAAAATTTTTGTCATTATTTAG
- a CDS encoding GNAT family N-acetyltransferase, whose product MKIIIRDYISGDYPQIELLWKITGLGGAIRGDNQKIIENSLKIGGKFLVIEDIRNSKVIGTSWMTFDGRRLHLHHFGIDPKHQRHGYGKALTEASLSFAKEKGIQIKLEVHKENLPAIELYKSMGFQYLGDYDVYIIRNI is encoded by the coding sequence ATGAAAATAATCATAAGAGATTATATATCAGGTGATTATCCTCAAATTGAACTATTATGGAAAATTACAGGTTTAGGAGGAGCGATACGTGGCGATAATCAGAAAATTATTGAAAATTCGTTAAAAATTGGCGGAAAATTTCTTGTAATCGAAGACATTAGAAATTCAAAAGTTATAGGAACTTCGTGGATGACTTTCGATGGAAGAAGACTTCATTTGCATCATTTTGGAATAGACCCGAAACATCAACGACACGGATATGGAAAAGCTTTAACTGAAGCTTCATTGAGTTTTGCCAAAGAAAAAGGGATTCAAATAAAATTAGAAGTTCATAAAGAAAATTTGCCAGCAATTGAGTTATATAAAAGTATGGGGTTTCAATACTTGGGCGACTATGATGTTTATATCATACGAAATATCTGA
- a CDS encoding nodulation protein NfeD: MKKIGIISIILFLSIFAKAENPVDSILVYKFNIKQEIGPAVWRHTQQSFDEAKKINADYVLIHMNTYGGTVDDADSIRTKILNSNIPVIVFIDNNAASAGALISIACDKIYMRKGANIGAATVVDQSGNVVPDKYQSFMRSMMRSTAQAHGQDTIINGSDTTFLWKRDPNIAQAMVDPSIYIEGVIDTGKVLTFTTTEAMQHGFCDSQAEDIKEVLKIEGIENYEIKEYFITPLEKTIGFLVNPYFHGILIMIIIGGIYFELQSPGIGFPSAASVVAALLYFAPLYLEGLAENWEIIIFIVGIILIALEVFAFPGFGVAGVSGIFLVIFGLTLSMVDNLDFEFTLPHIEPIIKALFIVIFSIFLSIAGSIYLSKKLLTSNSFKYLVLNAKQDKNDGFVVGDNQFDSLLGKTGVAATILRPSGKVMIDNDIFDAKAEYGFIENGEKIKVVRHETGQVYVIKS, encoded by the coding sequence ATGAAAAAAATAGGCATTATTAGCATTATATTATTCTTATCAATATTTGCGAAAGCAGAAAACCCTGTCGATAGTATTTTGGTTTATAAATTTAATATTAAACAAGAAATTGGTCCGGCCGTATGGCGACATACTCAGCAAAGTTTCGATGAAGCAAAAAAAATTAATGCCGACTATGTTCTAATTCACATGAACACCTATGGAGGAACCGTTGATGACGCCGATTCTATAAGAACCAAAATTCTTAACAGCAATATACCGGTAATCGTTTTTATTGATAATAATGCAGCATCTGCCGGAGCATTAATCTCTATAGCCTGCGACAAAATTTATATGCGAAAAGGAGCAAATATCGGTGCAGCTACTGTTGTTGACCAATCAGGAAATGTTGTCCCTGACAAATACCAATCTTTTATGCGTTCCATGATGCGTTCAACAGCTCAAGCCCACGGACAAGACACAATAATAAATGGCTCCGACACAACTTTTTTGTGGAAACGAGATCCAAATATTGCACAAGCAATGGTAGATCCAAGCATCTACATAGAAGGTGTGATTGATACCGGCAAAGTTCTAACTTTTACAACTACTGAAGCTATGCAACATGGTTTTTGCGATAGTCAAGCTGAAGACATAAAAGAAGTATTAAAGATAGAAGGCATTGAGAATTATGAAATTAAAGAATATTTTATCACTCCATTAGAAAAAACAATAGGATTTTTAGTGAATCCATATTTTCATGGAATATTGATTATGATAATAATAGGTGGAATATATTTCGAGCTTCAATCACCCGGCATTGGTTTTCCATCAGCGGCATCGGTTGTTGCTGCACTATTATATTTTGCTCCATTATATCTCGAAGGACTAGCAGAAAATTGGGAAATAATTATTTTCATTGTCGGAATAATTCTGATTGCGCTCGAAGTTTTTGCCTTTCCAGGATTTGGAGTTGCAGGAGTTTCTGGAATATTTTTGGTGATTTTTGGACTTACACTAAGCATGGTAGATAATTTGGATTTCGAATTTACCTTGCCTCATATCGAACCTATCATCAAAGCACTGTTCATTGTAATTTTCTCCATTTTTCTATCAATTGCTGGATCTATCTATTTGAGCAAAAAGTTATTAACCTCAAATTCGTTCAAATATTTAGTTCTAAATGCCAAACAGGATAAAAATGATGGTTTTGTAGTTGGAGATAATCAATTTGATAGTTTGTTAGGAAAAACCGGTGTTGCTGCAACAATTCTTCGACCTTCCGGAAAAGTGATGATTGACAATGATATTTTTGATGCTAAAGCAGAATATGGTTTTATTGAAAATGGAGAAAAGATTAAAGTTGTCAGACATGAAACCGGACAAGTTTATGTTATAAAATCTTAA